Proteins from one Candidatus Melainabacteria bacterium RIFOXYA2_FULL_32_9 genomic window:
- a CDS encoding NADPH-dependent FMN reductase translates to MVKVSIIYHSGRGHTKRQAEFVLQGVQSVESIEGKLISVEEVQDNWDFIADSAAIIFGSPTYMGTISAPFKIFMDSTSKVWMKQGWKDKIAAGFVNSGWPSGDKLNTMMQIFIFAAQHGMVWVSLGLIPGDLQKDPEKKELNRLGSFIGSMSMSPFSESAETAPPECDCETARHLGKRVAGAALRWENGKNSQ, encoded by the coding sequence AAGTTTCAATAATATATCATAGTGGACGTGGACATACAAAAAGACAAGCTGAATTTGTTTTGCAGGGAGTACAATCTGTAGAATCAATTGAAGGTAAGTTAATATCTGTAGAAGAGGTTCAAGATAATTGGGATTTTATAGCTGACTCAGCTGCGATAATATTTGGAAGTCCTACATATATGGGGACAATATCAGCTCCATTCAAAATATTTATGGATTCTACCTCTAAAGTCTGGATGAAACAGGGCTGGAAAGATAAGATTGCAGCTGGATTTGTAAATTCAGGCTGGCCAAGTGGGGATAAACTTAATACTATGATGCAAATATTTATTTTTGCTGCCCAGCATGGCATGGTATGGGTTAGTTTGGGCTTGATTCCAGGAGATTTGCAAAAAGATCCTGAGAAAAAAGAACTCAATAGATTAGGCTCATTTATTGGATCAATGTCCATGTCTCCTTTTAGTGAGTCAGCTGAGACCGCTCCGCCTGAATGCGACTGTGAAACCGCACGACATCTTGGCAAAAGAGTTGCTGGGGCTGCTTTAAGATGGGAAAATGGTAAAAATAGCCAGTAA
- a CDS encoding N-acetylmuramic acid 6-phosphate etherase, with translation MENLILTEKRNPNTINIDLLSSRDIVELINKEDYKVAEAVNKELDKVAKAVDIITHSFLNNGNLLYFGAGTSGRLGILDASECPPTFNANPDMVRGYIAGGDVAIKKAVEGAEDSFEAGITDLVNSGAKAGDVVIGISASGNAPYIQGVLKKAKELNISTIGLACNKQAKIKEYSDILIAPEVGEEVITGSTRMKAGTAQKMVLNMLTTASMIRTGKTYENYMIDVQPTNNKLRDRAARIVSEIAEVNYKTAQETLISNNYNVKISIIMLKASLSTKEAEELLQQHNGRLREALFTIK, from the coding sequence TCACCGAAAAGAGAAATCCAAACACCATAAATATTGATCTCCTATCATCCAGGGATATAGTAGAGCTTATAAATAAAGAAGATTATAAAGTAGCGGAAGCTGTAAATAAAGAACTGGATAAAGTGGCAAAAGCTGTAGATATAATAACTCATAGTTTTTTGAACAATGGAAACCTTTTATATTTTGGAGCAGGAACCAGCGGAAGGCTTGGAATTCTTGATGCCTCAGAATGTCCACCGACATTTAACGCCAATCCTGATATGGTAAGAGGGTATATTGCAGGTGGGGATGTAGCTATAAAAAAAGCTGTAGAGGGCGCAGAAGATAGTTTTGAAGCAGGAATTACTGATCTTGTTAATTCAGGAGCAAAAGCCGGAGATGTAGTAATTGGAATTTCTGCCAGCGGTAATGCTCCTTATATACAAGGGGTTTTAAAAAAAGCTAAGGAATTAAATATTTCCACAATAGGACTTGCCTGCAACAAACAAGCAAAAATAAAAGAGTATTCTGATATCTTAATAGCTCCTGAAGTTGGAGAAGAGGTAATTACCGGCTCTACCAGAATGAAAGCAGGAACAGCTCAAAAAATGGTATTAAATATGCTGACAACTGCTTCAATGATAAGAACCGGCAAGACTTATGAAAATTATATGATTGATGTTCAACCTACTAATAATAAATTAAGAGATAGAGCAGCTAGAATAGTTTCAGAGATAGCAGAAGTGAATTATAAAACTGCTCAAGAAACTTTAATCTCAAATAATTATAATGTAAAAATCTCAATAATAATGCTAAAAGCTTCTCTATCTACCAAAGAAGCTGAAGAACTGTTACAGCAACACAATGGCAGATTAAGAGAAGCTCTATTTACTATAAAATAG